A DNA window from Haloactinospora alba contains the following coding sequences:
- a CDS encoding lactonase family protein: MTHQLLWVGTYTPGSDPPGSGAGVHRVWLDHSSGELSGGEAAAATTGPSYLAAHPTRPLLYSVNECTTGRVTGFAVREGGELTELADASTGGCAPCHLTVHPDGRHVSVANYADGTVSVHPVGADGAPLPPVRVLPHTGSGPDERQQGPHAHHVRVPRGGGELLVADLGTDELRRHPLTADARPDGGPVAARFPPGSGPRHVVSHPDGGLCVVGELDSRIHVLRWEPCGTALRWETAVAATERTGENHPAAVVRPEGGRRLYVSNRGAGTVSAFELPARGAPPRFLAETPSGGTWPRHVALAGRYLVAANQDTGLLAVLALDDETGVPVDTGNRMQLGSPACVLPA, encoded by the coding sequence ATGACACACCAGCTCCTGTGGGTAGGCACCTACACGCCCGGCTCGGACCCGCCCGGTTCCGGCGCGGGCGTCCACCGGGTGTGGCTGGACCACTCCTCGGGGGAGCTGTCCGGCGGGGAGGCCGCCGCGGCCACCACCGGCCCCTCGTACCTGGCGGCCCACCCCACGCGGCCGCTCCTGTACTCGGTCAACGAGTGCACCACCGGGCGGGTGACCGGGTTCGCCGTGCGGGAGGGGGGAGAGCTCACCGAACTGGCGGACGCGTCCACGGGCGGTTGTGCTCCCTGCCACCTCACGGTGCACCCGGACGGGCGGCACGTGTCCGTGGCCAACTACGCCGACGGCACCGTGAGCGTGCACCCCGTCGGTGCGGACGGCGCCCCCCTCCCGCCCGTCCGGGTGCTGCCCCACACCGGTTCGGGCCCGGACGAACGCCAACAGGGCCCCCACGCCCACCACGTCCGGGTGCCGCGTGGGGGCGGCGAGCTGCTCGTCGCCGACCTCGGTACCGACGAGCTGCGCCGCCACCCCCTGACTGCGGACGCGCGACCGGACGGGGGGCCGGTCGCCGCCCGGTTCCCGCCGGGGAGCGGGCCGCGTCACGTGGTATCCCACCCGGACGGCGGGCTCTGCGTGGTGGGAGAGCTCGACTCCCGGATCCACGTGCTGCGGTGGGAGCCCTGCGGGACGGCGCTGCGATGGGAGACCGCCGTGGCCGCGACCGAGCGGACGGGGGAGAACCACCCGGCCGCCGTGGTGCGGCCCGAGGGCGGCCGGCGGCTCTACGTGTCCAACCGGGGAGCGGGCACCGTGTCCGCGTTCGAGCTCCCCGCCCGGGGCGCGCCACCACGGTTCCTGGCGGAGACCCCCTCCGGCGGCACCTGGCCGCGGCACGTCGCCCTCGCGGGAAGGTACCTGGTCGCCGCGAACCAGGACACCGGGCTGCTCGCCGTGCTGGCTCTGGACGACGAGACCGGGGTTCCGGTGGACACCGGGAACCGGATGCAGCTGGGAAGTCCCGCCTGCGTCCTGCCCGCGTGA